From Parambassis ranga chromosome 9, fParRan2.1, whole genome shotgun sequence, the proteins below share one genomic window:
- the ank1a gene encoding ankyrin-1a isoform X2, protein MWALVTELLFSFVLLAFLVISCQNVLHIASGSVRSVLTYIHAQLDHELGEVEGVADEEENVTTRVVRRRVILKGDEAEDLPGEQVSEEQFTDEHGNIVTKKIVRKVVRRGKGSGEEGVQELSLEGSLQDAIELEGDTEQFMSYAILGRDSSKSSPQDTTPSPKSSYMDT, encoded by the exons ATGTGGGCCCTGGTGACTGAGCTCCTCTTCAGCTTTGTGCTGCTGGCTTTCCTGGTTATCAGCTGTCAAAATGTCCTCCACATAGCCAGCGGCTCTGTGCGGTCCGTGCTCACTTACATACATGCTCAGCTGGACCATGAGCTCGGTGAGGTCGAGGGAGtagctgatgaagaggagaacgTCACCACCAGAGTTGTCCGCCGAAGAGTCATCCTCAAG GGCGACGAGGCTGAGGATCTTCCTGGGGAGCAAGTAAGCGAGGAACAATTCACAGATGAACATGGAAACATTGTCACAAAAAAG ATTGTGCGTAAGGTTGTGCGCAGAGGAAAGGGTTCAGGTGAAGAAGGGGTTCAGGAACTGAGCTTGGAGGGATCTCTGCAGGATGCCATCGAGCTGGAGGGGGACACTGAGCAGTTCATGAGCTACGCCATCTTGGGTCGGGACAGCAGCAAG AGTTCTCCACAGGATACAACCCCTTCACCAAAATCATCCTACATGGACACAtga
- the ank1a gene encoding ankyrin-1a isoform X1 produces MWALVTELLFSFVLLAFLVISCQNVLHIASGSVRSVLTYIHAQLDHELGEVEGVADEEENVTTRVVRRRVILKGDEAEDLPGEQVSEEQFTDEHGNIVTKKIVRKVVRRGKGSGEEGVQELSLEGSLQDAIELEGDTEQFMSYAILGRDSSKPDTVDVKKGAQIVKCASLRRVKQ; encoded by the exons ATGTGGGCCCTGGTGACTGAGCTCCTCTTCAGCTTTGTGCTGCTGGCTTTCCTGGTTATCAGCTGTCAAAATGTCCTCCACATAGCCAGCGGCTCTGTGCGGTCCGTGCTCACTTACATACATGCTCAGCTGGACCATGAGCTCGGTGAGGTCGAGGGAGtagctgatgaagaggagaacgTCACCACCAGAGTTGTCCGCCGAAGAGTCATCCTCAAG GGCGACGAGGCTGAGGATCTTCCTGGGGAGCAAGTAAGCGAGGAACAATTCACAGATGAACATGGAAACATTGTCACAAAAAAG ATTGTGCGTAAGGTTGTGCGCAGAGGAAAGGGTTCAGGTGAAGAAGGGGTTCAGGAACTGAGCTTGGAGGGATCTCTGCAGGATGCCATCGAGCTGGAGGGGGACACTGAGCAGTTCATGAGCTACGCCATCTTGGGTCGGGACAGCAGCAAG CCCGATACTGTGGATGTGAAGAAAGGTGCTCAGATAGTGAAATGTGCCAGTCTGCGGAGAGTTAAGCAGTGA
- the ank1a gene encoding ankyrin-1a isoform X3, whose protein sequence is MWALVTELLFSFVLLAFLVISCQNVLHIASGSVRSVLTYIHAQLDHELGEVEGVADEEENVTTRVVRRRVILKGDEAEDLPGEQVSEEQFTDEHGNIVTKKIVRKVVRRGKGSGEEGVQELSLEGSLQDAIELEGDTEQFMSYAILGRDSSKVGF, encoded by the exons ATGTGGGCCCTGGTGACTGAGCTCCTCTTCAGCTTTGTGCTGCTGGCTTTCCTGGTTATCAGCTGTCAAAATGTCCTCCACATAGCCAGCGGCTCTGTGCGGTCCGTGCTCACTTACATACATGCTCAGCTGGACCATGAGCTCGGTGAGGTCGAGGGAGtagctgatgaagaggagaacgTCACCACCAGAGTTGTCCGCCGAAGAGTCATCCTCAAG GGCGACGAGGCTGAGGATCTTCCTGGGGAGCAAGTAAGCGAGGAACAATTCACAGATGAACATGGAAACATTGTCACAAAAAAG ATTGTGCGTAAGGTTGTGCGCAGAGGAAAGGGTTCAGGTGAAGAAGGGGTTCAGGAACTGAGCTTGGAGGGATCTCTGCAGGATGCCATCGAGCTGGAGGGGGACACTGAGCAGTTCATGAGCTACGCCATCTTGGGTCGGGACAGCAGCAAGGTGGGATTCTGA